The following DNA comes from Phytohabitans rumicis.
ATGAGATCTCCCGGCTGATCGGGCGGAGCCTGCGGGCCTGCATCGACCTGAAGGCGCTCGGCGAAAACTCGGTCGTGCTGGACTGCGACGTGCTCCAGGCCGACGGCGGCACGCGCACGGCGGCGATCACCGGGGCGTACGTGGCGCTGCACGACGCGGTGACCTGGATGGCCAAGCGCGGGCTGCTGGCCGGCAAGCCGGCGGACGCCGTGCACCGGTCCGTCGCCGCGGTCAGCGTCGGCGTCATCAAGGGCGAGGTCCGGCTCGACCTCTGCTACGACGAGGACGTCACCGCCGAGGTCGACATGAACATCGTGTGTACGGGCGCCGGTGACTTCGTCGAGGTGCAGGGCACCGGCGAGTCCGGGGTGTTCGACCGCGCCCAGCTCGACGCGCTGCTCGACCTGGGCGTGGCCGGGTGCCGGCAGCTCGCGGCCCTGCAGGAAGCGGCGTTGGCATGACCAAGCTCCTGCTCGCCACCCGCAACGCCAAGAAGCTCGACGAGCTGCAGCGCATCCTGGACAAGGCGCTCGGCGCGCACGCGGTCGAACTGGTCGGGCTCGCCGACGTGCCGGACTATCCGGAGGCGCCCGAGACCGGCCTCACGTTCGGCGAGAACGCCCTGCTCAAGGCCCGCGAGGGGGTCAAGTACACCGGACTGCCCACGGTCGCCGACGACTCCGGGCTGGCGGTGGACGCGCTGAGCGGGATGCCCGGCGTGTTCAGCGCCCGGTGGTCCGGCCGGCACGGCGACGACCGGGCCAACCTGGACCTGGTGCTCGCCCAGATCGGCGACGTGCCCGACCAGCACCGGGGTGCGGCGTTCGTGTGCGCGGCCGCGCTGGTGCTGCCTGGTGGCAAGGAGCACCTGGTAGAAGGGCGCCAGCCCGGCCGCTTGCTGCGCGGCCCCCGGGGCACCGGCGGCTTCGGCTACGACCCGATCTTCCTGGGCCAGGAGCAGACCCGCACCAACGCCGAGCTGACCGCGGAGGAGAAGGACGCCATCAGCCACCGCGGCAAGGCGTTCCGCGCCCTGGCCAAGGTGGTCGCCAAGGCGCTGCCCGCCTAACCCCTGCTCACGCGAGCGGCCCCACCGCGGCTTCGACCTCGGAGCGGAGCCCCGGGCCGGCGACCGTGGACCGGGCGTGCTCCAGCACCGGGGCCAGGAAGACGTCCGGGCCTGGGTCGCCGGCGAATTCGCGTACCGCTGCCACGGCCGCCCGGCCGGCGGGGACGGGCGGAGCGGGGCGCGGAGTTGCAGGCCGCGTACGGCGGCGAGCAGTTCCACGGCGAGCAGGCTGGTGAGGTTGTCCAGGACCCGGCGCAGCTTGACCGTGGCGGCCCAGCCCATCGAGACGTGGTCCTCCTGCATGCCGGACGTGGGCACCGAGTCGACCGAGGCGGGCGAGGCGAGCCGGCGGTTCTCGGCGACGATCCCGGCGGCCGTGTACTGCGCGATCATCAGCCCGGAGTTGACCCCGGCGTCCGGTGACAGGAACGCGGGCAGGTCGCGCGAGCGGCACACGTCGAGCAGCCGGTCCACCCGCCGTTCGGCGATCGCGCCGACCTCGGCCGCGGCGATGGCCATGAAGTCGGCGGCGAACCCCAGCGGCGCCCCGTGGAAGTTGCCGGTCGACTCGACCCGCCCGTCCGGCAGGACCACCGGGTTGTCGACGACGCTGAGCAGCTCGCGGTCGGCCACCGCGGAGGCGAACGCGAGCGTGTCGCGGGCCGCGCCGGCCACCTGGGGAGCGCACCGCATCGAGTACGCGTCCTGCACCGCGTGCACCATGTCGTTGCGGTGCGAATCCATGATCCCGGAGTCCTGCAGCAGCCGGTGGATGTTGGCCGCGGAGATGGCCTGCCCGGGGTGCGGCCGGATCGCGTGCAACTCCGGCAGGAACGGCCGGTCGGTGCCCAGCATGGCCTCGATGGCGAGGGCGGCGGTGACGTCGGCCATCGTGAAGAGGTGAGCCGCGTCCGCGATGGCCATCAGCAGCATGCCGAGCATGCCGTCGGTGCCGTTGATGAGCGCGAGGCCCTCCTTGGCGGACAGCTCGATGGGGCGCAGGCCGGCCCGATGCAGGGCCTCCGCGCCGTCGATCCGGGCGCCCGACTTGTCGAGCACCCAGCCCTCGCCGAGCAGCACGAGCGCGCAGTGGGCGAGCGGCGCCAGGTCGCCGGACGCGCCGAGCGAGCCGTGCTCGGGCACCCACGGGGTCACGTCGTGGTTGAGCAGGTCGACGAGGCCCTGCGCGATCAGGGGGCGGACGCCGGAGCGGCCCAGCGCGAGCGAACGCACCCGCAGCAGCATCATCGCCCGTACCACCTCGCGCGGCATGGGGGCGCCGACGCCCGCGGCGTGCGAGCGGATGAGCGCGTGCTGTAGTTCGGCCCGGCGGGACGGCTCGACGAACGTGTTGGCGAGCGCGCCGAAGCCGGTGGAAATGCCGTAGACGGGCCGGCCGTCACGCTCGATACCATCCACGATGGCGCGGCTGCGCTCCATCGCGTCGACTGTGGACGGTGCGATGTCGACACGTGCTCCAGAGCGGGCGACGGCGAGCACGTCGGCCGGGGAGACGCCGGTGGGTTGGACGGTGACGGTCATCGGGAAAGCACCCCATTGTGCACGGTGTGACGGACGAGAGGAACGCCCGGCCGGTAGGCCAGGTGCAGGTGGGACGGCGCGTCGAGTACCATCAGGTCGGCGCGCGCACCGGGCCGCAGGACGCCGATGTCCGTACGGCGCAAGGCTCGCGCGCCGCCCGCGGTGGCGGCCCAGACCGCCTCCGCCGGGGTCATGCCCATCTCGCGGACGGCGAGCGCCACGCAGAAGGGCATAGACGAGGTGTACGACGAGCCGGGGTTGCAGTCGGTGGCGAGGGCTACGGTCACCCGGGCGTCGAGGAGGCGCCGGGCGTCGGGATAGGGGGACCGGGTGGAGAATTCGGCCCCGGGCAACAGGGTCGCCACGGTGTCCGACCCGGCGAGGTGGTCCACATCGGACTTGTCCAGGTGCGTGCAGTGGTCCGCGCTCGCGGCGCCCAGCTCGACGGCCAGCCGTACGCCCGGCCCGGGGCCGAGCTGGTTGGCGTGCACCCGCAAGCCGAGGCCGGCCGCCTGCCCGACGGTGAGGATCGCCCGGGAGTGGTCGGCGTCGAAGGCGCCCTTCTCGCAGAAGACGTCGATCCAGCGGGCGTACGGCGCGGCGGCGCGCAGCATCGGACCGCAGACGAGGCCCACGTAGTCGTCCGGGCGGGCGGCGTACTCGGGCGGGACCACGTGCGCGCCGAGAAACGTGGACTCCTGCGTGAACTCCTGTGCTATTCGCAAGGATCGGGCCTCGTCGGGGACGCTCAAGCCGTACCCACTCTTGATCTCGATCGTCGTGGTGCCCTGCCGGAGCGCCTCGCGGTGCAGGCGCGCGACGGTGGCGCGCAGCTCGTCGTCGCTGGCCGCGCGGGTGGCCGCGACGGTGGTGCGGATCCCGCCGCCGTCGTATGGGCGACCCGCCATCCGGGCGGCGAACTCGGCCGCGCGGTCGCCCGCGAACACGAGGTGGGCATGACTGTCCACAAAGCCCGGCAGCACGGCGCTGCTCTCGGCGTTGAGCCGCCGGTCAGCCGGCTGGGCGTGCGTGGTGCGGCCGACCCACACCACGGTGCCGTCCTCGATGAGGACGGCGGCCCGCTCGATGATGCCCAGCGGGCCGCGGCCGAGGGCGGGGTCGTTGGTGACCAACTCGCCGATGTTGTCAATCAGGAGGTTC
Coding sequences within:
- the rph gene encoding ribonuclease PH, coding for MGRPDGRTPDELRPVTLTRQWSMHPEGSVLVEFGATRVLCTASVTEGVPRWRKGSGLGWVTSEYSMLPRATTTRSDRESIKGRVGGRTHEISRLIGRSLRACIDLKALGENSVVLDCDVLQADGGTRTAAITGAYVALHDAVTWMAKRGLLAGKPADAVHRSVAAVSVGVIKGEVRLDLCYDEDVTAEVDMNIVCTGAGDFVEVQGTGESGVFDRAQLDALLDLGVAGCRQLAALQEAALA
- the rdgB gene encoding RdgB/HAM1 family non-canonical purine NTP pyrophosphatase; the protein is MTKLLLATRNAKKLDELQRILDKALGAHAVELVGLADVPDYPEAPETGLTFGENALLKAREGVKYTGLPTVADDSGLAVDALSGMPGVFSARWSGRHGDDRANLDLVLAQIGDVPDQHRGAAFVCAAALVLPGGKEHLVEGRQPGRLLRGPRGTGGFGYDPIFLGQEQTRTNAELTAEEKDAISHRGKAFRALAKVVAKALPA
- the hutI gene encoding imidazolonepropionase, coding for MNLLIDNIGELVTNDPALGRGPLGIIERAAVLIEDGTVVWVGRTTHAQPADRRLNAESSAVLPGFVDSHAHLVFAGDRAAEFAARMAGRPYDGGGIRTTVAATRAASDDELRATVARLHREALRQGTTTIEIKSGYGLSVPDEARSLRIAQEFTQESTFLGAHVVPPEYAARPDDYVGLVCGPMLRAAAPYARWIDVFCEKGAFDADHSRAILTVGQAAGLGLRVHANQLGPGPGVRLAVELGAASADHCTHLDKSDVDHLAGSDTVATLLPGAEFSTRSPYPDARRLLDARVTVALATDCNPGSSYTSSMPFCVALAVREMGMTPAEAVWAATAGGARALRRTDIGVLRPGARADLMVLDAPSHLHLAYRPGVPLVRHTVHNGVLSR